In Brevibacillus brevis, a genomic segment contains:
- a CDS encoding nucleoside phosphorylase: MLTNLKIDPKELPKRVIVCGDPKRAARIASKLDNHRQLAENREYHSYAGAWKGTEVAVVSHGVGSPGAAVCFEELAKGGVEVVIRVGTAGSYQQEIQPGSLVISSATVRQDGLTSQLVPPGFPAVADRRVADALAAAAQSSDSGLSIAEGITLTLDVFYSGVLEFPHKLYQKAGVLAVEMENSALFVIASLRGMKAGAILAIDGFADADLLQDYNPHTETLAKAVEAEALIALDALVAV, encoded by the coding sequence ATGCTGACGAATCTAAAGATTGATCCAAAGGAATTGCCGAAACGCGTCATCGTGTGCGGAGACCCCAAGCGGGCTGCGCGGATCGCGTCCAAGCTGGACAACCATCGCCAGCTCGCGGAAAACCGGGAATACCACAGCTATGCCGGGGCATGGAAGGGTACGGAGGTGGCGGTAGTCAGCCACGGAGTAGGCTCGCCCGGAGCGGCCGTCTGCTTTGAGGAGCTGGCCAAGGGCGGCGTGGAGGTCGTCATTCGTGTAGGGACAGCGGGGTCGTACCAACAGGAGATTCAGCCGGGAAGTCTCGTCATCAGCTCCGCTACAGTCCGCCAAGACGGGCTCACCAGCCAGCTCGTACCTCCAGGATTTCCTGCCGTCGCGGATCGTCGGGTGGCAGATGCCTTGGCGGCAGCGGCACAATCGAGCGACAGCGGCCTTTCCATCGCCGAAGGAATCACGTTGACACTGGACGTGTTCTACAGCGGCGTGTTGGAATTCCCGCACAAGCTGTACCAAAAAGCCGGCGTGCTCGCCGTCGAGATGGAAAACTCCGCCCTGTTCGTGATCGCGTCGCTCAGGGGAATGAAGGCAGGGGCCATCCTGGCGATCGACGGATTCGCCGATGCGGATTTGCTGCAGGACTACAATCCGCATACGGAGACGCTGGCCAAAGCCGTCGAGGCGGAAGCTTTGATTGCCCTGGACGCCCTCGTAGCCGTGTAA
- a CDS encoding sulfite oxidase-like oxidoreductase: MDKAERIKRMKVPAVDPALALRLPPGQVLTERFPILHEGEVPVYDMKEWTLRVFGEVDREVMLTYEQIMKMPQTTVTCDIHCVTRWSRFDNAFTGVLFRDFLREIGVTPRSSYVMLHGDHGYTTNLALRDLDRDDVLLAHSFDGEPLTDKHGWPLRLVVPHLYFWKSVKWLRGFEFIQENQPGFWEQNGFHMGGDPFREERFSGEALPIPENEWEKKEFD, from the coding sequence ATGGACAAGGCAGAGCGCATCAAACGAATGAAGGTGCCTGCAGTCGATCCGGCATTGGCTTTGCGCTTGCCGCCGGGACAGGTGCTGACGGAACGTTTTCCGATCCTGCACGAAGGCGAAGTGCCTGTATACGATATGAAAGAATGGACGCTGCGGGTTTTCGGGGAAGTCGACCGGGAAGTAATGCTGACGTACGAGCAAATCATGAAGATGCCGCAGACGACCGTCACGTGCGACATTCATTGCGTGACGCGCTGGTCGCGCTTCGACAACGCGTTTACCGGGGTGCTTTTCCGCGATTTTCTGCGGGAGATCGGCGTCACGCCGCGCAGCTCCTACGTCATGCTGCACGGCGATCACGGATATACGACCAATCTGGCGCTCCGCGATCTCGACCGGGATGATGTGCTTCTGGCCCATTCCTTTGACGGCGAGCCTTTGACGGACAAGCACGGCTGGCCGCTGCGGCTGGTCGTCCCCCATCTGTATTTCTGGAAAAGCGTGAAATGGCTGCGCGGCTTTGAATTCATTCAGGAAAACCAGCCCGGCTTCTGGGAGCAAAACGGCTTTCACATGGGGGGCGATCCTTTCCGGGAAGAGCGGTTCTCCGGCGAAGCGTTGCCGATCCCTGAAAACGAGTGGGAGAAAAAGGAGTTTGATTGA
- a CDS encoding ABC transporter permease, with translation MELLDWSLISSTIRMVTPILLAALGGALCARVGIFNVGLEGLVLVGAFSAIVGNHFTGSLFLAVLFAALVCVLFSWLFAYMTIGLRANEIVVGVAINFLALGLTTFALRAIFGVKGAFYDKEMAGLPKLDIPVIGDIPVLGDIFSGHSVLVYLAFLAAILLYLFFYRTVAGFRVLAVGLNPVAARSLGLKVTGLQVLAISMCGVLCGLAGAQLSLGQVTMFTEGMTAGRGFIALVAMMMGQSHPLGILASSFLFGLMDALSIRLQGFSLPTQFTSMLPYLLTIVAMFFVKEKSRAGSNQQSSR, from the coding sequence ATGGAGCTGCTTGATTGGTCCCTCATTAGCTCGACCATCCGGATGGTCACGCCGATCCTCCTGGCTGCATTGGGCGGAGCGCTGTGCGCGCGGGTAGGCATTTTTAACGTAGGGCTGGAAGGGCTGGTATTGGTCGGTGCCTTTTCAGCCATCGTCGGCAATCACTTCACGGGCAGCCTGTTTCTCGCTGTACTGTTCGCGGCGCTGGTATGCGTGCTGTTTTCCTGGCTGTTTGCCTACATGACGATCGGGCTGCGGGCCAATGAAATCGTCGTGGGGGTAGCGATCAACTTTTTGGCGCTCGGGCTGACCACATTCGCGCTGCGCGCCATTTTCGGAGTGAAGGGCGCATTTTACGACAAGGAAATGGCCGGGCTGCCCAAGCTGGACATCCCGGTGATCGGAGATATTCCCGTTCTGGGAGACATCTTCTCCGGCCATTCCGTGCTGGTCTACCTCGCCTTCCTGGCGGCGATTTTGCTCTACCTGTTCTTTTATCGGACCGTTGCGGGCTTTCGCGTGCTGGCGGTCGGATTGAATCCGGTGGCGGCCCGCAGCCTGGGGCTCAAGGTGACCGGCCTGCAAGTGCTGGCGATTTCGATGTGCGGCGTGCTGTGCGGCTTGGCTGGCGCGCAGCTGTCGCTGGGACAAGTCACGATGTTTACGGAAGGGATGACTGCCGGACGTGGATTTATCGCCCTGGTAGCGATGATGATGGGCCAATCCCACCCGCTGGGAATCCTGGCGTCCAGCTTTTTGTTCGGCTTGATGGATGCCCTCAGTATCCGCTTGCAGGGCTTTTCCTTGCCGACGCAGTTTACTTCCATGCTGCCGTACTTGCTGACGATCGTGGCGATGTTCTTTGTAAAGGAAAAATCACGGGCAGGGAGCAATCAGCAGAGCTCCCGCTGA
- a CDS encoding ABC transporter permease: MAAVRELCKSLVQPILAVVIGLLTGAVVIAAVGESVIGTYQEMWKGAFGSFYFFTSTLARATPIMLIALGLALAFRAGVFNMGAEGQMVLGAVSAALVAIYLPGPGVVKMLAGLVAGIAAGGLWSLLAGYMEAKFRIPLLISTLLFNYIAVLFASYLVTEPFRDRSGSAALAQTVMLDKSVWLPKLFAGMSVHAGFFFAIAAALILFWVIRYTPFGYEVKMLGQNPFFARYGGINQIKVMLAGMFASGGLAGLAGTVEVLGSHYRFVDGALTVPNFAWTGMMATLLAGSHPIGIVFTSILLAAFQTGAMGVERNTEVPLELASVIQAVLILFISARFSYDWWKKRKAKGGETHGAA, from the coding sequence ATGGCAGCAGTCAGAGAGCTGTGTAAGTCGTTGGTTCAGCCGATCCTGGCCGTCGTGATCGGCCTGTTGACCGGAGCGGTCGTGATCGCGGCGGTAGGCGAATCGGTCATCGGGACGTACCAGGAGATGTGGAAGGGCGCTTTCGGCAGCTTCTACTTCTTCACGTCCACATTGGCGCGCGCGACACCGATCATGCTGATCGCGCTGGGGCTCGCCCTGGCGTTTCGCGCAGGCGTGTTCAATATGGGAGCGGAGGGACAGATGGTACTTGGCGCCGTCAGTGCTGCGCTGGTCGCGATCTATTTGCCGGGTCCCGGCGTGGTCAAGATGCTGGCAGGACTGGTCGCTGGCATCGCAGCAGGCGGGCTTTGGTCGCTGCTCGCGGGATATATGGAGGCGAAATTCCGGATCCCGCTGCTCATTTCCACGCTCCTGTTCAACTATATTGCCGTGTTGTTTGCGAGCTACCTGGTGACCGAACCGTTCCGCGACAGAAGCGGCTCGGCTGCGCTCGCCCAGACCGTGATGCTGGACAAAAGCGTGTGGCTGCCCAAGCTGTTCGCAGGGATGAGCGTTCACGCGGGATTTTTCTTCGCCATCGCGGCCGCTTTGATCCTGTTCTGGGTCATCCGCTACACGCCGTTTGGCTACGAGGTCAAAATGCTCGGTCAAAATCCGTTCTTTGCCCGGTACGGCGGGATTAACCAGATCAAGGTGATGCTGGCCGGGATGTTTGCCAGCGGCGGTCTGGCTGGCCTTGCCGGGACGGTAGAAGTGCTGGGTTCGCACTATCGGTTCGTGGATGGGGCATTGACGGTGCCCAACTTCGCCTGGACGGGGATGATGGCGACGCTGCTCGCAGGCTCCCATCCGATCGGCATCGTCTTCACTTCCATTCTCCTCGCTGCGTTCCAGACAGGGGCGATGGGTGTGGAGCGAAATACGGAAGTCCCGTTGGAGCTGGCCAGTGTGATTCAAGCAGTGCTGATTTTATTCATTTCCGCGAGGTTCAGCTACGACTGGTGGAAAAAGCGGAAGGCAAAAGGGGGAGAGACACATGGAGCTGCTTGA
- a CDS encoding ABC transporter ATP-binding protein, whose amino-acid sequence MAHRLEMKNMTKKYGEFTANDRVSFSLEAGEVHAIVGENGAGKTTLMRMLYGMEQPTSGEIQLNGKPVSFRGPDDAIRNGIGMVHQHFMLFGEFSVAENIVIGYEPRQAGFFRRKEAVEKVRALSEQYRIPIDPTAQVSACSVGEQQRVEILKVLYQGADIIVLDEPTAVLTPLEVKDLLQTIRNLAAGGKSVILITHKLQEVMEVSDRITVLRGGRVTGTVSRQETSVDELARLMVGRDLEQLSQRVPLEGERLLHVDQVTVRDKQTLLDRVSFSVHHGEIVGIAGVSGNGQSELLQAISGLMPVQGGRIILGGKDVTNKSVQAIRQAGMAHIPEDRYLWGTAKQESVEENALMGYQRKPEYYRRGVILRDAFRKVVRGWVERFAIKTGSRELQEQAGNLSGGNLQKLIVARELGQETPLLIAAEPTRGVDIGAMEYIHQALLEKRNSGDGILLVSSELSEILALSDRILVMYKGRIAGELARTEATEEKISVLMAGGSVHGSSQRAV is encoded by the coding sequence ATGGCGCATCGCCTGGAAATGAAGAACATGACCAAAAAGTACGGGGAATTTACCGCCAACGACCGGGTATCATTTTCCCTCGAGGCGGGCGAAGTGCACGCGATTGTCGGGGAAAACGGCGCGGGCAAGACGACGCTGATGCGGATGCTGTACGGAATGGAGCAGCCGACGTCGGGCGAAATCCAGCTAAATGGCAAGCCCGTCTCCTTTCGCGGTCCGGATGATGCGATTCGCAACGGAATCGGCATGGTGCATCAGCATTTCATGCTCTTCGGGGAATTCAGCGTGGCGGAAAATATCGTCATCGGCTATGAGCCCAGACAGGCGGGGTTTTTCCGGCGCAAGGAAGCGGTGGAAAAGGTGCGGGCATTGAGCGAGCAGTACCGGATCCCTATCGATCCGACGGCGCAGGTATCGGCCTGCTCGGTCGGCGAGCAGCAGCGGGTGGAAATTCTCAAGGTGCTGTACCAGGGGGCGGACATCATCGTGCTGGACGAGCCGACTGCCGTCCTTACTCCATTGGAGGTCAAGGACCTGTTGCAGACGATCCGCAATCTGGCGGCCGGCGGAAAGAGCGTCATCCTGATTACGCACAAGCTGCAGGAAGTGATGGAGGTATCGGACCGCATCACGGTATTGCGCGGTGGGCGGGTGACCGGGACCGTCTCCAGGCAGGAGACGAGTGTCGACGAGCTGGCTCGGCTGATGGTGGGCAGGGATCTGGAGCAGCTAAGCCAGCGTGTCCCGTTGGAAGGGGAGCGGCTGCTGCACGTAGACCAGGTGACGGTGCGGGACAAGCAGACGTTGCTGGATCGGGTCAGCTTTTCCGTCCACCACGGCGAAATCGTGGGCATCGCGGGCGTGTCGGGCAACGGACAGTCCGAGCTGCTGCAAGCGATCAGCGGCCTGATGCCCGTCCAGGGAGGGAGGATCATCCTGGGCGGCAAGGATGTGACCAACAAGTCGGTACAAGCCATACGCCAGGCAGGTATGGCGCACATTCCCGAAGACCGCTACCTGTGGGGCACAGCCAAGCAGGAGAGCGTCGAGGAAAATGCCTTGATGGGCTATCAGCGCAAGCCCGAGTATTATCGGCGAGGTGTCATCCTGCGCGACGCGTTCCGCAAGGTCGTGCGAGGCTGGGTAGAACGCTTTGCGATCAAGACGGGCTCCCGGGAGCTGCAGGAGCAGGCGGGCAATCTGTCAGGCGGAAACCTGCAAAAGCTGATCGTCGCCCGGGAGCTGGGACAGGAAACGCCGCTGCTGATTGCTGCCGAACCGACTCGCGGGGTGGATATCGGGGCGATGGAGTACATTCACCAGGCGCTGCTCGAAAAGCGGAACAGCGGCGACGGCATTTTGCTCGTCTCGTCCGAGCTGTCAGAGATCCTCGCCTTGTCGGACCGGATTTTGGTCATGTACAAGGGCCGGATTGCCGGCGAGCTGGCGCGAACGGAAGCGACCGAAGAAAAAATCAGCGTGTTGATGGCAGGAGGAAGCGTTCATGGCAGCAGTCAGAGAGCTGTGTAA
- a CDS encoding BMP family protein: MKKLLLALTTFAVLAAGCSAGGNAPAEKTEGQAAGQEGAAKKRIALVLPEKIGVNPFFQQMDEGAKKAGQEFGAEVKTIESTDHGAIEENLRVAVAENYDLIITSSFESEDALKKVAAENPDKTFVIIDTVVDLPNVRSVTFREQEAAYLMGAAAGLATKTNKVGMVVAMDIPLLKKWTGGFQEGLKATNPKAEFLVNYVGSFSDPAKAKELALLQASKGADFINGAAAVGDLGVFEAAKEKGFYTAGQDVDRTTIDPEHIVLSQLKGTDAAAYETVKAFTEGSLKPGVVTYGLKEKGVGVTYVTHESKTPLNAFIGQEVVDKVKAIHDEIVAGTRKVPDTFE, translated from the coding sequence ATGAAGAAGTTGTTGTTGGCTTTGACTACATTCGCCGTCTTGGCGGCGGGCTGCTCGGCTGGAGGCAATGCGCCGGCAGAAAAAACAGAAGGACAAGCGGCAGGACAAGAGGGAGCAGCGAAAAAGCGCATCGCCCTGGTTTTGCCTGAAAAAATCGGCGTCAATCCATTCTTCCAACAGATGGACGAAGGAGCCAAAAAAGCCGGCCAGGAGTTCGGCGCGGAAGTAAAGACGATCGAGTCTACGGACCATGGAGCGATAGAAGAAAACCTGCGCGTGGCGGTGGCGGAAAATTACGACTTGATCATCACCTCTTCTTTTGAATCGGAGGATGCGCTGAAAAAGGTGGCGGCGGAAAATCCGGACAAAACCTTTGTGATCATCGATACGGTAGTCGATTTGCCAAACGTCCGCAGCGTTACCTTCCGAGAGCAGGAAGCCGCATACCTGATGGGCGCGGCCGCGGGTCTGGCAACCAAAACAAACAAAGTCGGCATGGTGGTGGCCATGGACATTCCGCTCTTGAAAAAGTGGACGGGCGGATTCCAGGAAGGCCTGAAAGCGACGAATCCGAAGGCTGAGTTCCTCGTCAACTACGTAGGCAGCTTCTCCGACCCGGCAAAAGCGAAAGAGCTGGCTCTGCTACAGGCTTCCAAAGGCGCCGACTTCATCAACGGCGCTGCGGCGGTCGGCGATTTGGGCGTGTTCGAAGCGGCGAAGGAGAAAGGCTTTTACACAGCGGGGCAAGACGTAGACCGCACGACAATCGATCCCGAGCACATCGTCCTGTCCCAGCTGAAAGGCACCGATGCAGCCGCATACGAAACCGTGAAGGCGTTCACGGAAGGCTCCCTGAAGCCGGGCGTAGTGACGTACGGTTTGAAGGAAAAAGGCGTAGGCGTCACCTATGTGACCCACGAAAGCAAGACACCGCTGAACGCTTTCATCGGTCAGGAAGTGGTGGACAAGGTGAAGGCCATCCACGACGAGATCGTGGCAGGCACGCGGAAAGTGCCAGACACGTTTGAATAA
- a CDS encoding methyl-accepting chemotaxis protein gives MIQLVRSTLTNKEGFMIFVLWNHLWMAGLVAYQTNANFWMVCSVGLLVTLIVSPYYFIRKDSQLIRYLVAIGLMYYAISFDHFSSYQEVAFLAFIVIGFLAAYLDWKLVVFTGFAQIIATLVGFYTHTYEIFTGDYTEINLIVRIAAIVMMMAAMTYLCLAGQASLRKADAARLEAEEKEQRLKEMLGHIRSITEQLDRTTEHVHEHAEGTKHNTDEMMIAFKEVATGMESQANSTVKIEEEVQSIDREIEVVTTQTNAMKKESDQNNQRLAQSIGMMNELSTQMEQIVQAVHVAAATIHQLNRQANRVEEIVEAINQIATQTNLLALNAAIESARAGEHGRGFAVVADEVRKLAEQSATATQEITEILKSLHQESENAVKQISNGEASVAKGQELAVQTVASIEAVRAGMVTFLEAAEQVRSSMDQVKMRSSEVAGEMSTITAVTEESVASLEELFATAENQHQKVREITEELGELSSLSHRLQKTFHE, from the coding sequence ATGATTCAGTTGGTGAGGAGCACCTTGACCAACAAGGAAGGCTTCATGATTTTTGTCTTATGGAATCATTTATGGATGGCCGGACTGGTAGCTTACCAAACGAATGCGAACTTTTGGATGGTTTGCTCAGTGGGACTGCTGGTCACTCTGATCGTTTCGCCTTACTATTTCATTCGCAAGGACAGCCAGTTGATTCGTTATCTCGTAGCCATCGGACTCATGTATTATGCGATTTCATTCGACCATTTCAGTTCCTATCAGGAAGTGGCCTTTCTCGCATTTATCGTGATCGGTTTTTTGGCAGCCTATCTCGACTGGAAGCTGGTCGTGTTCACCGGCTTCGCGCAAATCATCGCAACATTGGTAGGGTTTTACACGCATACGTACGAGATCTTTACGGGCGATTACACGGAAATCAATCTGATTGTCCGGATCGCAGCCATCGTGATGATGATGGCGGCCATGACGTATCTGTGCCTGGCGGGACAAGCATCCTTGCGAAAGGCAGATGCAGCCCGTCTGGAAGCGGAGGAAAAAGAGCAGCGGCTGAAAGAGATGCTGGGACACATCCGGTCGATTACCGAGCAGCTGGACCGGACCACCGAGCATGTGCACGAGCACGCGGAAGGAACCAAGCACAACACCGACGAAATGATGATCGCCTTCAAGGAAGTGGCGACAGGGATGGAATCGCAGGCCAATTCTACGGTCAAAATCGAGGAGGAAGTCCAGTCGATCGACCGGGAAATTGAGGTCGTGACCACACAGACGAATGCGATGAAGAAGGAATCCGACCAGAACAATCAGCGGCTGGCTCAGAGCATCGGCATGATGAATGAACTCTCCACGCAGATGGAGCAGATCGTCCAGGCTGTCCATGTCGCAGCAGCGACGATCCATCAGCTCAATCGCCAGGCCAACCGTGTGGAGGAAATCGTGGAAGCGATCAATCAAATCGCTACGCAGACGAATTTGCTGGCGCTGAACGCCGCGATCGAATCGGCGCGGGCAGGCGAGCACGGGCGCGGATTCGCCGTCGTGGCTGACGAAGTTCGCAAGCTGGCCGAGCAAAGCGCCACGGCGACCCAGGAAATCACCGAGATCCTGAAATCGCTCCATCAGGAAAGCGAAAATGCCGTCAAGCAGATCAGCAACGGGGAAGCTTCCGTGGCCAAGGGCCAGGAGCTGGCCGTCCAAACCGTAGCCTCGATTGAGGCGGTCCGTGCGGGGATGGTCACGTTTTTGGAAGCGGCCGAGCAGGTACGCTCCAGCATGGATCAGGTAAAAATGCGCTCCAGCGAGGTCGCGGGCGAGATGTCTACGATCACGGCGGTAACGGAAGAATCGGTGGCGAGCTTGGAAGAGCTGTTTGCCACGGCAGAAAACCAACACCAGAAGGTGCGGGAAATTACAGAAGAGCTGGGCGAGCTGAGCTCGCTGTCACATCGTTTGCAGAAGACATTTCACGAATAA
- a CDS encoding DUF3298 domain-containing protein → MELNRLPVTVLTRTISRPNTTIHYPQLSGLANQQAQLQINRALLRTVQGLVTEQRRVQVQGNTQMQGSYEIKNNQRGIISATLSNYAYTPQMAHGMSFLGSVSADVDTGQLYSLRDLFKTGSDYIRVLSDSIKRQIKQRHIPTLQDFTTIKPDQDFYLADKTLVIYFQLYEITPYYVGFPMFPISVYDLEPIINEKGPLSILAAD, encoded by the coding sequence GTGGAATTGAACCGATTGCCCGTCACCGTGCTGACGCGTACCATCTCCCGCCCGAACACCACGATCCACTATCCGCAATTGTCCGGGCTCGCCAACCAACAGGCCCAGCTGCAAATCAACCGCGCGCTGCTGCGAACCGTTCAGGGCCTCGTCACCGAGCAGCGAAGAGTCCAGGTCCAGGGGAACACCCAAATGCAAGGCAGCTATGAGATCAAGAACAACCAGCGAGGCATCATCAGCGCGACTCTCAGCAACTACGCCTATACGCCGCAAATGGCTCACGGGATGTCGTTTCTCGGATCAGTCTCGGCGGACGTCGATACAGGACAGCTGTACAGCCTCCGCGACTTGTTCAAAACAGGGAGCGATTACATCCGGGTCCTGTCCGACAGCATCAAGCGGCAAATCAAGCAGCGGCACATCCCGACGTTGCAGGATTTTACGACGATCAAGCCGGACCAGGATTTTTATCTCGCAGACAAAACATTGGTGATCTATTTTCAGCTCTATGAAATCACTCCGTATTACGTCGGCTTTCCCATGTTTCCGATCTCAGTGTACGATCTGGAGCCCATCATCAATGAAAAAGGGCCGCTCTCCATCCTGGCAGCCGATTAA
- a CDS encoding MarR family transcriptional regulator — protein sequence MQYYGHRISQTARVFSKKLNGLLSPLGLYSSQWGILMCLYYRDTLTQVQISNYLNVEAPTITRTLTRLEEMGWIVRAEGEDKRERYVSLSPLAIEKFPEWAKAATFLESAALQDIAEEDLATFNRVLKKMNENLNSLQTAASLSE from the coding sequence ATGCAATATTACGGACACCGCATCAGCCAGACGGCACGAGTCTTTAGCAAGAAACTGAACGGATTGCTCTCTCCCCTTGGACTTTACAGCTCCCAATGGGGCATCCTCATGTGCCTGTATTACCGCGATACACTGACGCAGGTGCAGATCAGCAACTATCTCAACGTGGAAGCGCCGACCATTACCCGTACCCTCACCCGCCTGGAGGAAATGGGCTGGATCGTCCGCGCAGAAGGGGAAGACAAGCGCGAGCGCTACGTGTCGCTATCGCCACTCGCCATCGAAAAATTCCCGGAATGGGCAAAGGCAGCCACCTTCCTGGAAAGCGCGGCCTTGCAGGATATTGCCGAAGAAGACTTGGCTACCTTTAACCGCGTCCTGAAGAAAATGAATGAAAATCTGAATAGTCTGCAGACAGCCGCTTCCCTCTCGGAATAA
- a CDS encoding NAD(P)/FAD-dependent oxidoreductase codes for MKKYDVIVVGAGPAGIFTCYELTRKRPEAKVLLIDKGHDIYGRRCPILEEKIKLCPPPAGKKDFAGCLPACSITSGFGGAGAYSDGKFNITTEFGGWMTDYLSPSTVLNLIKYVDSINLEHGATEVITDPTTETIKSIEQRGYAAGLKLLRAQVRHLGTEQNLQILQSIFEHLKGRIDMMFKTEVEDIITVKEADGHRVKGVVLKNGEEYGSEYVVIGPGRDGSAWLTSILKKRRLKMYNNQVDVGVRVETSDVVMREINEHLYEGKFIYNTTVGTRVRTFCSNPSGHVVVENHSGVMAANGHSYKDPALGSANTNFALLVSHTFTEPFDKPNEYAREICKRANDLSNGGVIVQKYGDIMRGRRSTESRIREGFLEPTLKEAVPGDLGLVLPYNTMRSLIEMVEALDKVTPGIASEHTLFYGVEAKFYSARPKLTEEFETEIKGLFCGGDGAGITRGLAQAGAAGVWMARSMIKRFE; via the coding sequence ATGAAAAAGTATGACGTGATCGTGGTCGGAGCAGGTCCAGCAGGGATTTTTACGTGTTATGAGCTGACGCGGAAAAGGCCGGAAGCCAAGGTGCTCCTGATCGACAAAGGGCACGACATCTACGGCCGCCGCTGTCCGATCCTGGAAGAAAAAATCAAGCTCTGTCCACCGCCTGCGGGCAAAAAGGATTTCGCCGGGTGCTTGCCGGCCTGCTCGATCACGAGCGGTTTTGGCGGCGCGGGTGCTTACAGCGACGGGAAATTTAACATTACGACAGAGTTCGGCGGCTGGATGACGGACTACCTCAGCCCATCCACCGTGCTGAACTTGATCAAATACGTGGATTCGATCAATCTGGAGCACGGAGCGACGGAAGTGATCACCGACCCGACGACGGAGACGATCAAAAGCATCGAGCAGCGCGGCTATGCGGCGGGTCTGAAGCTGCTGCGCGCGCAGGTGCGTCACCTGGGGACGGAGCAAAACCTGCAGATCCTGCAATCGATCTTCGAGCATCTCAAAGGGCGGATCGACATGATGTTCAAGACGGAAGTGGAGGACATCATCACGGTCAAGGAAGCCGACGGCCATCGGGTCAAAGGTGTCGTCCTGAAGAACGGAGAGGAGTACGGGAGCGAGTATGTCGTGATCGGACCGGGAAGGGATGGATCGGCCTGGCTGACGAGCATCCTGAAAAAGCGCCGCCTGAAAATGTACAACAACCAGGTAGACGTCGGCGTGCGCGTCGAGACTTCCGATGTGGTGATGCGCGAAATCAACGAGCATCTGTACGAAGGGAAGTTCATCTACAACACAACGGTCGGGACGCGTGTCCGTACCTTCTGCAGCAACCCGTCCGGCCACGTCGTCGTGGAAAACCACAGCGGGGTCATGGCGGCAAACGGGCACTCGTACAAGGATCCGGCTCTCGGTTCTGCCAATACCAACTTTGCGCTGCTCGTCTCCCATACCTTCACAGAGCCGTTTGACAAGCCAAACGAGTACGCCCGGGAAATATGCAAACGGGCCAACGACCTGTCCAACGGGGGAGTCATCGTGCAAAAGTACGGCGACATCATGCGCGGCAGACGATCCACGGAATCCCGGATCCGGGAAGGCTTCCTGGAGCCTACGCTGAAGGAGGCCGTACCGGGCGACCTCGGGTTGGTGCTGCCGTACAATACGATGCGCAGCCTGATCGAAATGGTGGAGGCGCTGGACAAAGTGACGCCGGGGATTGCCTCGGAACACACCCTATTTTACGGCGTAGAAGCCAAGTTTTACTCCGCCCGTCCGAAGCTGACGGAGGAGTTCGAGACGGAGATCAAAGGTCTGTTCTGCGGCGGAGACGGAGCGGGAATCACACGCGGGCTGGCGCAAGCGGGCGCGGCGGGCGTCTGGATGGCACGCAGCATGATCAAGCGTTTCGAATAG